Genomic segment of Roseofilum reptotaenium CS-1145:
CCATAACGGCGATCCATAGCGCTCTGGAGCCTTTTGAGACGCACCAAACCCCAATAAATCCAAAGCATAAACCGAATGCGACTCACTCAGGGGCTTGAGATTATAGCGCCATTGGGCAAAACTAGAACCAAACCCATGTAACAACACAAGGGGAATTGCCTCTAAACGCGATAAACTGCGAATATAAGTGTAGCGAATACGCCATCCTCGCCATACCCAAGTGCGTTGTGCCCCAATGGATTGATTAACAGATTTCAGATTCATGGTCTGGATCGTCCTCCATAGAAAGAGATGGGGGAGAGGGGGAGGATGGGGAAGAATAAACCCATACCTTCATGTATCGATCATGCACTATGTAAGATCGGCAGGAGAATAGGTTATTAATTCAACGATTAGTTGATTGATCTCTAGCCTTAACATCGTAGCGCGTCTAGAATATTCTGGTTAGGTGACTTGGGTCAGCATTGCTATACCCATTATCCATTACCCATTTACCCATTACCTCCTGGGCATGTCAATCAAGTTTAATCTCGGAATTCTCTATGCCGTTTTGGCCTATGGAGCATGGGGTTTGTTTCCCCTATACTGGAAATTATTTGGATCTGTACCTGCGGTTGAAATCCTCTGTCATCGGATGATTTGGTCAGCACTCCTACTATTGGGAGTGTTGACGATACAGAAGCGACTGATCGAAGTGAAGCGCTTATGGCAATCGCCGAAAACTTTGGCCATCTTAGTCGGTACGGCTGCCTTAATCTCGCTCAATTGGGGTATTTTTATCTATGGGGTGAATACCGATCGCGTTTTGGAAGCGAGTTTAGGGTATTTTATTAATCCCCTGTTTAGTATTTTTCTCGGCTGTGTATTTCTGGGAGAGCGGCTCAGTATTTGGAAACTGATTGCCGTCATCCTTGCTATTGTAGGAGTCGGGAATCTGATCTGGGAACTGGGACAAGTGCCCTTGATTGCGATCGGGTTAACCATCACGTTCGGATTATACGGTCTTATCCGTAAAGTTGCTGCCCTCAAAGCCATACCCGGATTAACCATTGAAACCCTACTGATGACCCCTATTGCCCTTGCTCTAGTCCTGCATTGGGGAAAAATTGGCTCCGGTAACTTTGGTCTTTCCTTACCGGTTACTCTCCTATTTATGGGTTGTGGAATAGTTACCTCCTTACCCTTAATTTGGTTTAATTTAGCTGCCCAAAAATTGCATCTCTCAACCCTAGGATTTCTGCAATATATCGGCCCAACCTTTCAACTAATTTTAGCGGTCTTTGTCTACCATGAACCCTTCACGCGCACCCATCTCATTTCCTTTGGGTTCATTTGGACAGCCCTAGTTATTTATTCCATTAGTTCCCTCTTTCAGGTCATGGGAGCATCAAAAACTCGTGAATCATGAATCATTGATTTTGAACCTGGTTCCTGATAAGCTAGGGAGACGACAGATGTTTATAATAGGTGGCATTATGAATGTTGTTTCCTTATCAGCGCATTTTGATGGGAAATCAATTCAACTCGATCAACCCTATAAACTCGAACCCAATACTAAACTGATTATCACGGTTATTCCAGAACAATCAGAAGAGCAAAAATCTTGGTTGAATCTCTCAAGTAATCACTTAAACTCTGCCTACAGTAGCGATGATGATTATCCCCTTGATGCCATAAAAGTCCCGAATCCTGATTATGCAGGAAGCTGATGTTGTTCTCACACCCATTCCTCAAGCAGACGGAAAAATTAAGAATCGTCCAGTTATTCTTTTACGGGAACTGCCACCTTATAAAGATTTCTTAGTTTGTGGAGTGAGTCCCCAACTTAATCAGCACGTAACAGGTTTCGATAATATCATCACCTCTAACGATCCTGATTTTGTCACCAGTGGCTTACGAAGTTATTCTTTAATTCGTTTGGGCTTTTTGGCAGTCATCCCTCGTCAACAAATTATCGGTTCTATTGGCAAAATATCGCCGGAAAGACACCAAAAGTTATTGAAAACTTTAAGCGATTATCTGGTCAATTCCCTGTAGTGAATAGTCGATTCGATGACTATACCCTTTCTGTTAACCTCATTTACAACCTGGAAACCTCACCAGAACAGTAATTCCTCGGACGATCTCCTGGAGCGGATGGGTCAATATTATCCCCATCCAGAACGGTTATCGTTACTGAGAAAGTTGCCTGTGGACTCCCAACAAGCGATCGCCCAAACCCTATTTAATTTGCACAGCACTCAACCGGCTTGGGTGCTGTGTTGTGGAATGGCCGAAAACCGCGATCGCCTCAGTATTGAATCGAATGCAACACAAAAGGATAAAATTTTACGACCAGCGATCGACCTAAAACTGCTGATCGGGGGGCTGGATAGGGTTTACATTAGCGATTATGCGGGGCGATTTGTCTGTGAAGATCTATACTATGGAGTCTTACAGGAGATTAACACTCTTAATCTCCCCACTCGCGCTCTCTTTATCCATGTTCCGATCCTCCGTCCAGACAATGAAAAGGCAATCATCAACTCTTTTATCGAGATTCTGCATCGCTTGGAATGCCAATAAAATCCTCCTACAGCATTTTTGGAGGGTTTATAAAGTGGGTTTTTCGTATTGCCTCCTCCCCTAACATTAAATGACAGATTGTAAAGTAT
This window contains:
- the rarD gene encoding EamA family transporter RarD; this translates as MTWVSIAIPIIHYPFTHYLLGMSIKFNLGILYAVLAYGAWGLFPLYWKLFGSVPAVEILCHRMIWSALLLLGVLTIQKRLIEVKRLWQSPKTLAILVGTAALISLNWGIFIYGVNTDRVLEASLGYFINPLFSIFLGCVFLGERLSIWKLIAVILAIVGVGNLIWELGQVPLIAIGLTITFGLYGLIRKVAALKAIPGLTIETLLMTPIALALVLHWGKIGSGNFGLSLPVTLLFMGCGIVTSLPLIWFNLAAQKLHLSTLGFLQYIGPTFQLILAVFVYHEPFTRTHLISFGFIWTALVIYSISSLFQVMGASKTRES
- a CDS encoding pyroglutamyl-peptidase I family protein; this translates as MTIPFLLTSFTTWKPHQNSNSSDDLLERMGQYYPHPERLSLLRKLPVDSQQAIAQTLFNLHSTQPAWVLCCGMAENRDRLSIESNATQKDKILRPAIDLKLLIGGLDRVYISDYAGRFVCEDLYYGVLQEINTLNLPTRALFIHVPILRPDNEKAIINSFIEILHRLECQ
- a CDS encoding type II toxin-antitoxin system PemK/MazF family toxin yields the protein MQEADVVLTPIPQADGKIKNRPVILLRELPPYKDFLVCGVSPQLNQHVTGFDNIITSNDPDFVTSGLRSYSLIRLGFLAVIPRQQIIGSIGKISPERHQKLLKTLSDYLVNSL